One genomic region from Cinclus cinclus chromosome 22, bCinCin1.1, whole genome shotgun sequence encodes:
- the TBX2 gene encoding T-box transcription factor TBX2, whose amino-acid sequence MRDPAFPGTAMAYHPFHAPRPADFPMSAFLAAAQPSFFPALALPPAALAKPMPDPGLAGAAEAGLHVSALGHHHQAAHLRSLKSLEPEEEVEDDPKVTLEAKELWDQFHKLGTEMVITKSGRRMFPPFKVRVSGLDKKAKYILLMDIVAADDCRYKFHNSRWMVAGKADPEMPKRMYIHPDSPATGEQWMAKPVAFHKLKLTNNISDKHGFTILNSMHKYQPRFHIVRANDILKLPYSTFRTYVFPETDFIAVTAYQNDKITQLKIDNNPFAKGFRDTGNGRREKRKQLSLPSLRMYEEPCKPDRDGGESDASSCEPSAVRDALHSPVGALSSPLRLKGSGREEKPGADSDAEVEKVSEERPVAAASPSAEDATPRGSPRCPEERSKERHSPEKVKDGASPREGPGEGLFGTRGLEKDKVEGRRKETDPGKKDTEGGGLGKEAFAPLMVHTDSPPHLSAGHLQSLALSGLHGQQFFSPLGAGQPLFIHPGQFAMAPGAFSAMGMGHLLASVTGGGSLENGALSSAPGAAGTATPFPFHLSQHMLASQGIPMPTFGGLFPYPYTYMAAAAAAASAMPATSAATAGPLSRNPFLGSSRPRLRFSPYQLPVTIPPSTNLLTTGLPASLNPGSEGSKAGSSRESSPLPEAPLHKGGSQRPAASPKGSLKESLNELQNIQRLVSGLESQRELSPGRESPK is encoded by the exons ATGAGAGATCCAGCCTTCCCAGGGACTGCCATGGCTTACCATCCCTTCCACGCACCCCGGCCGGCTGATTTCCCCATGTCCGCTTTCCTCGCAGCCGCCCAGCCGTCCTTTTTCCCGGCTCTGGCTCTGCCTCCGGCGGCGTTGGCGAAGCCCATGCCGGACCCGGGGCTGGCCGGGGCGGCCGAGGCCGGGCTGCACGTCTCGGCCCTGGGACACCACCACCAAGCCGCCCATCTGCGGTCGCTCAAAAGCCTGGAACCCGAGGAGGAGGTAGAGGACGACCCCAAAGTAACGCTGGAAGCCAAAGAGCTTTGGGACCAGTTTCACAAGCTGGGCACCGAGATGGTGATCACCAAGTCTGGGAG GAGGATGTTCCCCCCGTTCAAGGTGCGGGTGAGCGGCCTGGACAAGAAGGCCAAGTACATTTTGCTGATGGATATAGTGGCGGCCGACGATTGCCGGTACAAATTCCACAACTCCCGCTGGATGGTGGCCGGCAAGGCCGACCCGGAGATGCCCAAGCGCATGTACATCCACCCCGACAGCCCGGCCACGGGGGAGCAGTGGATGGCCAAACCTGTTGCCTTTCACAAGCTCAAGCTCACCAACAACATCTCGGATAAGCACGGCTTT ACCATCCTGAACTCCATGCACAAGTACCAGCCCAGGTTCCACATCGTCCGGGCCAACGACATCCTCAAGCTGCCCTACAGCACCTTCCGCACCTACGTGTTCCCCGAGACCGACTTCATCGCCGTCACTGCCTACCAGAACGACAAG ATCACGCAGCTGAAAATCGATAACAACCCCTTCGCCAAGGGCTTTCGGGACACGGGCAATGGCCGGCGGGAGAAGAG GAAGCAGCTGTCCCTGCCGTCCCTGCGGATGTACGAGGAGCCCTGCAAGCCCGACCGCGACGGCGGCGAGTCGGACGCCTCCTCCTGCGAGCCCTCGGCCGTGCGCGATGCCCTGCACTCGCCCGTGGGAGccctctccagccccttgcGCCTTAAGGGCAGCGGCAGAG AGGAGAAGCCAGGGGCCGACAGCGACGCGGAGGTGGAGAAGGTGTCCGAGGAGCGGCCggtggcagcagccagccccagcGCGGAGGACGCGACGCCCCGCGGCAGCCCCCGGTGCCCGGAGGAGAGGAGCAAGGAGAGGCACAGCCCAGAGAAAGTCAAGGATGGTGCATCCCCCCGGGAGGGTCCTGGCGAGGGCCTGTTCGGCACACGGGGCCTGGAGAAGGACAAGGTGGAAGGACGGAGGAAAGAGACGGACCCAGGCAAGAAGGACACGGAGGGCGGCGGGCTGGGCAAGGAGGCCTTTGCCCCGCTGATGGTGCACACGGACAGCCCCCCGCACCTGAGCGCCGGGcacctgcagagcctggcgctCTCTGGCCTCCACGGGCAGCAGTTCTTCAGCCCTCTGGGCGCCGGGCAGCCCCTCTTCATCCACCCAGGACAGTTCGCCATGGCCCCCGGCGCCTTCTCTGCCATGGGCATGGGACACTTGCTGGCCTCGGTGACCGGCGGGGGCAGTCTGGAGAATGGAGCCCTCTCGTCCGCCCCGGGTGCGGCAGGGACGGCCACCCCCTTCCCTTTCCACCTCTCCCAGCACATGTTGGCCTCTCAG GGAATTCCGATGCCCACCTTCGGCGGACTCTTCCCCTACCCCTACACCTACATGGCAGCGGCCGCAGCAGCCGCCTCGGCCATGCCGGCCACCAGCGCTGCCACCGCTGGGCCCCTGTCCCGCAACCccttcctgggcagcagccGGCCCCGCCTGCGCTTCAGCCCCTACCAGCTCCCGGTCACCATCCCGCCCAGCACCAACCTGCTGACCACCGGCCTGCCCGCCAGCCTCAACCCCGGCTCCGAGGGCTCCAAGGCCGGCAGCAGCCGGGAATCCAGCCCCCTGCCCGAGGCGCCCCtgcacaaggggggcagccaGCGCCCCGCTGCCTCCCCCAAGGGCTCCCTGAAGGAGTCTCTCAATGAACTGCAGAACATCCAGAGACTGGTGAGCGGGCTGGAGAGCCAGCGGGAGCTGTCACCCGGCAGGGAGTCCCCGAAGTGA